A genome region from Sphingobium sp. WTD-1 includes the following:
- a CDS encoding IS5 family transposase: protein MGERIGLTEDEWGIIGTLLPSERGRGCRPAQDNRLYFEGMMWIARTGSQWRHLPDEYGKWNSVFRRYRRWVTTGVFEAMLETLGEMVARDATADMIDSTVVRAHHCAVGIKKGLRKPRRLADREADWDCQDFRVRPGIMGNKESHYVTTQRTCHTE, encoded by the coding sequence TTGGGCGAGCGTATTGGGCTGACGGAGGACGAGTGGGGGATCATCGGCACATTACTGCCATCTGAGCGTGGTCGTGGCTGTCGTCCAGCACAGGACAACCGGCTGTATTTCGAAGGCATGATGTGGATCGCCCGCACAGGTTCGCAATGGCGCCACTTGCCGGATGAATATGGCAAGTGGAACAGCGTTTTCCGCCGCTACCGGCGCTGGGTTACGACCGGGGTGTTCGAGGCGATGCTCGAGACACTGGGCGAAATGGTGGCTCGTGATGCCACTGCGGACATGATCGACAGCACCGTGGTCCGAGCACATCATTGTGCCGTCGGCATAAAAAAGGGACTCAGGAAACCGAGGCGCTTGGCCGATCGCGAGGCGGATTGGGACTGTCAGGATTTCCGTGTGCGGCCGGGCATAATGGGCAACAAGGAGTCCCACTATGTCACGACGCAAAGAACCTGCCATACCGAATGA
- a CDS encoding IS256-like element ISSpwi2 family transposase, producing MSRRKEPAIPNELLDQLLAGGAASAAFEQGGLLDSLKKALTERALNAEMDHHLAGEDGAGNMRNGYGRKTVMTDTGKLAIDVPRDRQSSFDPQLIAKYQRRFPGFDDKIVSMYARGMSTREITRHLHDLYGIDVSPDLISTVTDAVLDEVATWQQRPLDPVYPLVFFDAIRVKIRDEGMVRNKAIHIALGVRADGAKEVLGLWLEQNEGAKFWLRVMNELRNRGVEDILLAVVDGLKGFPDAITAVFPDAIVQTCIVHLLRNSMDFVSWKDRKNLASALKEIYRATDADAAEKALTAFEAGPWGQRYPAIGQSWRRAWGEVIPFFAFPDEVRRIIYTTNAIEALNSKLRRAVRARGHFPSDEAATKLLYLILNRSEKEWKMPPREWTMAKAQFAVIFGERFIRAMAA from the coding sequence ATGTCACGACGCAAAGAACCTGCCATACCGAATGAGCTTCTCGATCAGCTTTTGGCGGGCGGCGCTGCCAGTGCCGCCTTCGAGCAGGGCGGTCTGCTCGATTCGCTGAAGAAGGCGCTGACAGAGCGTGCCCTGAATGCGGAGATGGATCACCACCTCGCTGGCGAAGACGGCGCCGGCAACATGCGCAACGGCTACGGTCGGAAGACGGTAATGACCGACACCGGCAAGTTGGCGATCGACGTGCCGCGCGATCGCCAGTCGAGCTTCGACCCGCAGTTGATCGCCAAGTATCAACGCCGCTTTCCCGGCTTCGACGACAAGATCGTGTCGATGTACGCGCGCGGCATGAGCACCCGCGAGATCACCAGGCACCTGCACGATCTATACGGCATCGACGTCTCACCCGATTTGATTAGCACGGTGACCGACGCCGTGCTCGATGAGGTCGCCACTTGGCAGCAGCGGCCGCTCGATCCGGTTTACCCGCTGGTCTTCTTCGACGCGATCCGGGTCAAGATCCGCGACGAGGGCATGGTGCGCAACAAGGCGATCCACATTGCGCTGGGCGTCCGCGCCGACGGCGCAAAGGAGGTGCTCGGCTTGTGGCTCGAGCAGAATGAGGGTGCCAAGTTCTGGCTTCGGGTGATGAACGAGCTTCGCAACCGTGGCGTTGAAGACATCCTGCTGGCCGTCGTTGACGGCCTGAAGGGCTTTCCCGATGCGATCACCGCAGTGTTCCCCGATGCGATCGTCCAGACCTGCATCGTTCACCTGCTGCGCAACTCGATGGACTTCGTCTCCTGGAAGGACCGAAAGAACCTCGCCAGCGCGCTCAAGGAGATTTACCGTGCCACCGACGCAGATGCCGCCGAAAAGGCGCTGACAGCATTTGAGGCTGGCCCTTGGGGGCAGCGCTATCCCGCCATCGGCCAGAGCTGGCGGCGCGCCTGGGGCGAGGTGATCCCGTTTTTTGCGTTCCCCGACGAGGTCCGCCGGATCATCTACACTACGAACGCCATCGAAGCTTTGAACTCGAAGCTCAGGCGGGCTGTCAGGGCCAGGGGACACTTCCCCAGCGACGAGGCCGCCACCAAGCTGCTCTACCTGATCTTGAATCGGTCGGAGAAAGAGTGGAAGATGCCACCACGTGAGTGGACCATGGCGAAGGCGCAATTTGCCGTGATCTTCGGCGAACGTTTCATCAGAGCCATGGCGGCCTGA
- a CDS encoding IS5 family transposase has translation MTVPGGFSTKLHARCDAKGRPLGFVLTPGQSHDIQGFGPLFRLIAHKIEALLADKGYDADAIREELANADVEAVIPAKSNRRDPIPHDREKYRWRNLVERLFNKLKNWRRIATRYDKTKESYLGFVNLVSALQWIPFVHET, from the coding sequence CTGACAGTCCCAGGCGGATTCAGCACAAAGCTCCACGCCCGCTGCGATGCCAAAGGCCGACCGCTCGGCTTTGTCCTGACGCCGGGCCAGAGCCACGATATCCAAGGCTTTGGCCCGCTGTTCCGTTTGATTGCTCATAAGATCGAGGCATTGTTGGCGGACAAGGGCTACGATGCAGATGCCATCCGCGAGGAATTGGCCAATGCTGACGTTGAGGCTGTCATTCCCGCCAAAAGCAATCGGCGCGATCCAATCCCACACGATCGCGAAAAATACCGTTGGCGCAATCTTGTCGAACGCCTCTTCAACAAACTCAAGAACTGGCGGCGTATCGCAACTCGATACGACAAAACCAAAGAGTCCTACCTCGGCTTCGTCAATCTCGTCTCAGCCCTGCAATGGATACCCTTTGTCCACGAAACCTAG
- a CDS encoding toprim domain-containing protein: protein MPASSSIDPPFSPALRFIPKLKVTGAPVDHLAAMIAMVRDPLGEPLTLHRTYLAGGRKAELNGGSRKMMPGKTPHGSFIELSPAAEEMGVAEGIETALRAQQRFGVPVWSLINADGLKAFTPPPIVKRLRIFGDNDRNYTGQLAAFALANRMAIKNDHIAVSVEIPPEAGTDWADVE, encoded by the coding sequence GTGCCGGCATCGTCCAGCATCGATCCGCCGTTTAGTCCGGCTCTGCGCTTCATCCCGAAGCTTAAGGTCACTGGCGCGCCCGTTGATCATCTCGCGGCCATGATCGCTATGGTCCGTGATCCGCTTGGCGAACCGTTGACGCTACACCGGACTTATCTGGCGGGAGGGCGAAAGGCCGAGCTGAACGGCGGCTCGCGCAAGATGATGCCCGGAAAAACCCCGCACGGCAGTTTCATTGAACTGTCGCCGGCGGCCGAGGAAATGGGCGTAGCGGAGGGCATCGAGACGGCATTGCGGGCGCAGCAGCGCTTCGGCGTTCCGGTGTGGTCGCTGATCAACGCCGATGGCCTCAAGGCTTTTACGCCGCCACCGATCGTCAAACGGCTGCGCATCTTTGGCGACAATGACCGGAACTATACCGGCCAGCTCGCCGCCTTCGCATTGGCCAACCGGATGGCCATCAAGAACGATCACATCGCCGTTTCGGTGGAAATCCCGCCCGAGGCTGGCACAGACTGGGCGGATGTTGAATGA
- a CDS encoding AlpA family phage regulatory protein translates to MASNPGRLISLAEVKELTGLGKTMIYRMIKAGSFPQQYKPGGFASRWSECEIMAWRESQRAI, encoded by the coding sequence ATGGCCAGTAATCCCGGCCGCCTCATTTCGCTCGCCGAGGTCAAGGAATTGACCGGGCTTGGCAAGACGATGATCTACCGCATGATCAAGGCAGGAAGTTTTCCACAACAATATAAGCCGGGAGGCTTTGCAAGCCGGTGGAGCGAGTGCGAGATAATGGCCTGGCGCGAATCTCAGCGCGCGATTTAG
- a CDS encoding integrase arm-type DNA-binding domain-containing protein: MLNDAKIKAAKARDKDYRLSDSGQLYLQISRAGGKHWRMNYTYGLNAKGKPAQKTLAFGSYPAVSLLDARGKRDAAKALLRDGKDPGIERRVAAKAQALANDNTFETVARAWWGKTKVRWSAVHAQDVIDSLSENIFDHIGDLPITSIKAPKLLELLTLVEDRGAIETAHRIRARLSSVFVYGIAAGICDNDPAASLGKALKPKPRAKKQPAVTSLTGLRQILIDAEGERCRAITKLALRFHALTAVRPGELRFARWDEIEDLHGPTPLWRIPAARMKGDGDRKAETDGDHLVPLARQSVDVLKVLHTLTGDLDLMFPGERHMHRPISENTLRALLIRAGYHQRHVPHGFRAAFSTIMNERAKALGMVDDRAIIDLMLAHIPQNKVEGAYNRASYMDRRRELAQDWADMLLEGFWEPDIHLGQPIRYAATGPGKSS; encoded by the coding sequence ATGCTGAACGACGCGAAGATCAAGGCGGCCAAGGCTCGGGACAAGGATTATCGGCTGTCGGATTCGGGCCAGCTCTATCTTCAGATCTCACGTGCCGGCGGAAAGCACTGGCGCATGAACTACACCTATGGGCTGAACGCCAAGGGCAAGCCGGCGCAGAAGACGCTGGCATTCGGTTCCTACCCGGCAGTATCTCTGCTCGATGCGCGTGGTAAGCGCGATGCTGCCAAGGCGCTGCTTCGCGATGGCAAGGATCCCGGCATCGAACGCAGGGTCGCAGCCAAAGCGCAAGCACTAGCAAACGACAACACGTTCGAGACTGTAGCGCGGGCATGGTGGGGCAAAACCAAGGTCCGATGGTCAGCCGTTCATGCTCAGGATGTGATTGATAGCCTGTCCGAGAATATCTTCGACCATATTGGCGACCTGCCTATCACATCCATTAAGGCTCCCAAGCTGCTTGAGCTGCTGACCTTGGTCGAGGATCGGGGCGCGATCGAAACCGCGCACCGCATTCGCGCGCGTCTCTCGTCTGTCTTCGTCTATGGAATTGCGGCCGGCATCTGCGACAACGACCCTGCTGCCAGCCTGGGCAAGGCGTTGAAGCCGAAACCGCGGGCGAAGAAGCAACCAGCCGTCACCTCTCTGACCGGCTTGCGCCAAATTCTGATAGATGCGGAGGGCGAGCGCTGCCGGGCGATCACTAAGCTGGCGCTGCGCTTCCACGCGCTGACAGCGGTCCGGCCGGGTGAGCTTAGATTTGCGCGGTGGGATGAGATCGAGGATCTACACGGCCCGACGCCCCTCTGGCGCATCCCCGCCGCGCGCATGAAAGGCGACGGGGATCGCAAGGCCGAAACGGATGGTGATCACCTCGTGCCTCTCGCTCGGCAGTCTGTCGACGTGTTGAAAGTGCTGCACACCCTGACCGGCGATCTGGATTTGATGTTCCCCGGCGAGCGCCACATGCATCGGCCTATAAGCGAGAACACCTTGCGTGCCCTGCTCATCCGCGCCGGATACCACCAGCGTCATGTTCCGCATGGCTTCCGCGCCGCCTTTTCCACGATAATGAATGAGCGCGCCAAAGCTCTAGGGATGGTTGACGATCGTGCTATCATCGACCTGATGCTGGCGCATATCCCTCAGAACAAGGTCGAGGGCGCCTACAACCGGGCATCATACATGGATAGGCGGCGCGAACTGGCCCAAGATTGGGCAGATATGCTGCTGGAGGGCTTTTGGGAGCCGGATATCCATTTGGGCCAGCCGATCCGCTACGCGGCGACCGGCCCCGGGAAATCAAGCTGA
- the qatA gene encoding Qat anti-phage system ATPase QatA, translated as MILTDNETKVDLLNNEAIAKTIIELLREKPERAVTIGVHGDWGAGKSSILEMIENGLSSDEDVLCIKFNGWRFQGFEDAKIALIEGIVTGLIEKRPVLTQAGVAVKDIFRRIDWLKIARHGGGLAFTAFTGIPTADQIGAVVGTLKGIFSDPSKLATQENYDKAIDGVQGLLKPGESKNVPEEIEAFRKAFDDLLKQAGIKQLIVLIDDLDRCLPDTAIETLEAVRLFVFTARTAFIVAADEAMIEYSVRKHFPELPDTTGPRDYARNYLEKLIQIPFRIPALGETETRIYVTLLLIGSELGEDDPAYSALIAVARELLKRPWKTAGLDAQTVKTALGDKAGQVQNALTLSDQIGPILASGTQGNPRQIKRFLNTLLLRHQTALARGFGDEVKLPVLAKLMLAERFLSRLFDQIASAAARDPDGRCVDLAALETAASEEKPAPKAKRTGPKISSTDDAKPTAVPDSKDSAILTEWKAADAIRAWARLSPALADVDLRPYLFVTKDRKDYFGAASVLGRLAAVVEKLLGPKLAVQAFEGELKQLVPAEAAQVFEELRGRVMGGDAFDTVPPGIDGLAVLVRAHPTLQANLLDLLEALPADRCGPWPASGWEGVVKDSDAVARFEKLLQGWSTSGSSFLKPTASAALRTRKGGR; from the coding sequence ATGATTCTCACTGATAATGAGACAAAGGTCGATCTCCTCAACAACGAGGCGATCGCAAAGACCATTATCGAGCTCCTGCGCGAGAAGCCCGAGCGTGCCGTAACGATCGGGGTTCACGGCGACTGGGGCGCGGGCAAATCCAGCATCCTGGAGATGATAGAGAACGGCCTCAGTTCTGATGAGGATGTGCTCTGTATCAAATTTAACGGGTGGCGTTTCCAGGGGTTCGAAGACGCCAAGATCGCGCTGATCGAGGGCATCGTTACCGGGCTTATCGAAAAGCGGCCGGTGCTCACCCAGGCCGGCGTGGCCGTGAAGGACATCTTCCGGCGGATCGACTGGCTGAAGATCGCGCGGCACGGGGGCGGTCTCGCTTTCACCGCTTTCACCGGCATTCCCACAGCCGATCAGATCGGCGCGGTGGTGGGCACCTTGAAGGGAATCTTCTCCGATCCCTCGAAACTCGCTACGCAGGAGAATTACGACAAAGCGATCGATGGTGTGCAGGGTCTGCTGAAACCCGGAGAGTCGAAGAATGTCCCGGAGGAGATCGAAGCCTTCCGGAAGGCTTTTGACGATCTGCTCAAGCAGGCAGGTATCAAGCAACTGATCGTACTGATCGACGATCTTGACCGCTGCCTGCCAGACACGGCGATCGAGACGCTCGAAGCCGTCCGACTGTTCGTCTTCACCGCTCGCACCGCGTTCATCGTCGCAGCCGACGAGGCGATGATCGAATATTCGGTGCGCAAGCATTTCCCCGAGCTTCCGGACACGACCGGCCCCCGTGACTATGCACGCAACTATCTCGAAAAGCTGATCCAGATCCCGTTCCGAATTCCGGCCTTGGGCGAGACCGAAACCCGCATCTACGTCACCCTGTTGCTCATCGGCTCCGAGTTGGGAGAGGACGATCCCGCTTACTCGGCGCTCATCGCCGTCGCGCGTGAATTGCTCAAACGGCCCTGGAAGACGGCCGGGCTCGACGCGCAGACCGTCAAGACCGCCTTGGGTGACAAAGCCGGCCAGGTCCAGAATGCGCTCACCCTGAGCGACCAGATTGGTCCGATCCTGGCCAGCGGCACTCAGGGCAATCCGCGACAGATCAAGCGCTTCCTGAACACCCTGCTGCTGCGCCATCAGACCGCGCTCGCCCGCGGTTTTGGAGATGAGGTGAAGCTGCCCGTCCTGGCGAAGCTCATGCTGGCAGAACGTTTCCTCTCCAGATTGTTCGATCAGATCGCCAGCGCCGCCGCCCGCGATCCGGACGGCCGCTGCGTAGATTTGGCAGCGCTTGAAACCGCCGCATCGGAGGAGAAGCCAGCACCCAAAGCGAAGCGGACCGGGCCGAAAATCAGTTCCACCGATGACGCCAAGCCGACCGCCGTGCCGGACTCCAAGGACAGCGCCATCCTGACGGAATGGAAGGCAGCCGACGCGATTCGGGCTTGGGCTCGGCTGTCACCGGCCTTGGCCGACGTCGATCTGCGCCCCTATCTGTTCGTGACCAAGGATCGGAAGGACTACTTCGGTGCCGCCTCCGTCCTCGGGCGTCTCGCCGCTGTAGTCGAAAAACTGCTTGGCCCGAAACTCGCCGTTCAAGCGTTCGAAGGCGAACTAAAGCAGCTCGTTCCGGCCGAGGCTGCCCAGGTATTCGAGGAGCTGCGCGGACGCGTCATGGGCGGTGACGCCTTCGATACCGTGCCGCCCGGCATCGACGGACTCGCGGTGCTGGTTCGCGCGCACCCGACGCTTCAAGCCAATCTTCTCGATCTGCTCGAAGCCTTGCCGGCCGATCGGTGCGGGCCGTGGCCCGCGTCAGGTTGGGAGGGCGTCGTCAAGGATTCCGACGCCGTTGCGCGCTTCGAGAAGCTACTCCAGGGATGGTCCACCTCCGGTTCGTCCTTCCTGAAGCCGACCGCGAGTGCCGCGCTTCGCACGCGGAAGGGTGGCCGCTGA
- the qatB gene encoding Qat anti-phage system associated protein QatB, with product MGTSNAYGGAGGGTPLIPSWLQGDSDGGAGAGDSDGTQSPAPDGAPPAVPPAPAPRPTAPAGAADRFTSARNNFTRFASSGGSDRRSLGRAVSQYVSKSAGGSRQAAQRMGSSWGAGAGLVRFLNDASANGVREALRTLNLESLAGRPIEEVFAGLADYICPEGGSIDEGIARDAFVETIADLAGAGITDIDALTSGQIQTVFELYATHAIEARICNDIGTKVVTLPADARAAERVQAQLRDFIQRGVSDAINAAGINIQSLTPDAVMGFVTNVYQSAFDVLQTMGDGEAAK from the coding sequence ATGGGCACGTCGAACGCCTATGGGGGTGCAGGCGGCGGCACGCCGCTCATTCCGAGTTGGTTGCAAGGTGACAGCGACGGCGGAGCTGGCGCGGGTGATAGCGACGGAACGCAATCCCCGGCTCCTGATGGAGCGCCGCCCGCGGTTCCTCCCGCGCCAGCACCTCGGCCGACCGCGCCGGCAGGGGCGGCGGATCGCTTCACTTCCGCCCGAAACAATTTCACGCGTTTCGCAAGTTCGGGCGGAAGCGACCGTAGGAGCCTCGGCCGCGCGGTTTCGCAATATGTGTCCAAATCAGCGGGCGGCTCACGTCAGGCTGCACAGCGGATGGGCTCGTCGTGGGGCGCGGGCGCTGGACTTGTCAGGTTCCTCAACGACGCCAGCGCGAATGGCGTGCGTGAGGCACTACGAACGCTCAACCTCGAAAGCCTCGCCGGGCGTCCGATCGAGGAAGTGTTCGCGGGTCTGGCCGATTACATCTGCCCCGAAGGTGGGTCGATTGATGAAGGTATTGCGAGAGACGCTTTCGTCGAGACGATCGCCGACCTCGCCGGTGCGGGCATCACCGACATCGACGCGCTGACGTCCGGCCAGATTCAGACTGTCTTCGAGTTATATGCAACGCACGCGATCGAGGCGCGCATCTGCAACGACATCGGCACCAAGGTTGTTACTCTGCCCGCCGATGCCCGCGCGGCCGAGAGGGTTCAGGCGCAATTGCGTGATTTCATCCAGCGTGGTGTCAGCGACGCGATCAACGCCGCCGGTATCAACATCCAGTCGCTGACTCCTGACGCGGTGATGGGTTTTGTGACCAACGTCTATCAATCCGCCTTCGACGTGTTGCAGACGATGGGCGATGGGGAGGCAGCGAAATGA
- the qatC gene encoding Qat anti-phage system QueC-like protein QatC, whose translation MRRHVIIGRFGEDDKTRVPKARDEVASTLQLVAGKRLDHGIGHALADLKALHLTPSEIGADMLVVAAHVHAADTRISRSTESQDAWTREIRLVVPVSDPALWTAAAPILVRALNFLTGDRWDVGFRKRSKDYAKLVSPAAPTLIPTAFDGVSLFSGGLDSLIGAIDSLKAGETPLLVSHAGEGLVSKSQDQCFEGLKAAYKSSTFNRLRVWMSFESGLVADVGSEDSTRGRSFLFFSLGVAAGTALGRDFVLKVPENGLIALNVPLDRLRLGALSTRTTHPFYMTRWNDLLRALGVGGKVENPYWNKTKGEMVAECTTPALLKQLAPLSLSCSSPTKGRWTKKPQGHCGYCLPCLIRRASLRGKDATVYGVPDLKAATLDTKQAEGQQVRSFQIAIARLSKRPELAKALIHKPGPLYDDPSRHDDLADVYRRGLEEVGRLLTGVRAAPS comes from the coding sequence ATGAGGCGCCACGTCATCATCGGCCGTTTTGGCGAGGACGATAAGACCCGTGTTCCCAAGGCGCGCGACGAAGTTGCATCGACGTTGCAACTTGTAGCGGGCAAGCGTCTCGACCATGGGATCGGGCACGCCTTGGCCGACCTCAAGGCGCTGCACCTGACCCCGAGCGAGATCGGCGCGGACATGCTCGTGGTCGCCGCCCATGTTCACGCAGCGGATACTCGCATCTCGCGCTCGACGGAATCGCAGGATGCTTGGACTCGCGAGATTCGGTTGGTCGTCCCCGTTAGCGATCCCGCGTTGTGGACCGCCGCGGCACCGATCCTGGTCCGTGCCCTGAACTTCCTGACCGGCGACCGATGGGACGTCGGATTCCGCAAACGGTCGAAGGATTACGCGAAGCTGGTCTCTCCCGCCGCTCCCACCCTTATTCCGACCGCTTTCGATGGCGTAAGCCTGTTCTCCGGCGGGTTGGACAGCTTGATCGGCGCGATCGACAGCTTGAAGGCTGGAGAGACGCCGCTCCTAGTCAGTCACGCGGGAGAGGGGCTGGTGAGCAAGTCGCAGGATCAATGCTTCGAAGGCCTCAAAGCCGCCTACAAATCATCCACTTTCAATCGGCTCCGCGTGTGGATGAGTTTCGAAAGCGGGCTGGTCGCAGATGTCGGGTCGGAGGATAGCACTCGCGGCCGCTCGTTTCTGTTCTTCTCCCTCGGTGTCGCCGCCGGCACCGCGCTTGGCCGCGACTTCGTGCTCAAGGTTCCGGAGAACGGCCTGATCGCGCTCAATGTCCCGCTCGATCGGCTTCGGCTCGGTGCGCTCAGCACCCGGACGACGCATCCTTTCTACATGACCCGATGGAACGATCTGCTCCGAGCGCTCGGCGTAGGAGGCAAGGTCGAGAACCCCTATTGGAACAAGACCAAGGGGGAAATGGTCGCCGAGTGCACCACTCCGGCCTTGTTGAAGCAGCTTGCCCCGTTGTCGCTATCATGTTCGTCGCCGACGAAGGGGCGTTGGACCAAGAAGCCGCAGGGGCACTGCGGATACTGTCTCCCCTGCCTCATTCGACGGGCCTCCCTGCGAGGTAAGGATGCGACAGTTTATGGCGTACCCGACCTGAAGGCTGCCACATTGGACACCAAGCAGGCCGAGGGTCAGCAGGTCCGATCCTTCCAGATCGCGATCGCGCGGCTATCAAAGCGCCCGGAACTGGCCAAGGCCCTTATCCACAAGCCCGGGCCTCTCTATGATGATCCCTCCCGCCACGATGACCTGGCCGATGTTTATCGTCGCGGCTTGGAAGAGGTCGGGCGTTTGCTGACTGGCGTTCGCGCCGCACCGTCGTAG
- the qatD gene encoding Qat anti-phage system TatD family nuclease QatD — MRSGLVDFHCHLDLYPDHAAAVERCERDGVFTLTVTTTPKAWPRNHELASATRHVRAALGLHPQLVAERAHEIALWEELLPQTRYVGEVGLDASPRFYKSFETQKEIFARVLSLCAVAGDKIVTTHSVRATRVVLDMIEQHMPPSRGCVVLHWFTGTAAEAKRAVDLGCYFSVNADMLNNERRAAITKLLPLDRVLTETDGPFTQTDGRPASPSDVWITVERLARLHELPPSELCATILRNLKSVLSR, encoded by the coding sequence ATGCGCTCGGGTCTCGTCGATTTCCATTGCCATCTTGATCTCTACCCCGACCACGCGGCCGCGGTGGAACGTTGCGAGCGCGATGGCGTGTTCACCCTCACCGTGACCACCACGCCCAAGGCTTGGCCACGGAACCACGAACTGGCGTCCGCCACCCGTCATGTCCGAGCGGCTCTCGGCCTGCATCCTCAGTTGGTTGCCGAACGCGCTCATGAGATCGCTCTATGGGAGGAGTTGCTGCCGCAGACCCGCTATGTCGGCGAGGTCGGGCTGGACGCCAGCCCACGGTTCTACAAGTCTTTCGAGACGCAGAAGGAGATATTCGCTCGCGTGTTATCGCTTTGCGCGGTCGCGGGAGACAAGATCGTCACAACACATAGCGTCCGAGCGACCAGGGTGGTGCTCGACATGATAGAGCAGCACATGCCGCCCTCGCGCGGGTGCGTAGTGCTTCATTGGTTCACCGGCACCGCAGCAGAGGCAAAAAGGGCGGTTGATCTTGGCTGCTACTTTTCAGTGAACGCGGACATGCTCAATAATGAAAGGCGTGCAGCAATAACTAAATTGCTCCCGTTGGACCGGGTTCTGACGGAAACAGATGGGCCGTTTACCCAAACTGATGGACGCCCCGCCAGTCCGAGCGATGTCTGGATCACTGTGGAGCGCTTGGCAAGGCTCCACGAACTACCGCCATCCGAACTATGTGCCACGATACTGAGAAATCTTAAGAGCGTTCTTTCCAGGTAG
- a CDS encoding PIN domain-containing protein: MDAQAIASAGVPVLCIDTCSILDIMRDPTRETAKPHDRQAAIDLLAAAESGRLICLMAEQVAIEFSDHDQPVQDEAARNLKKVREQVERINKLSAVFGAPGNVNLTHLDDHVGRARAVVGRWLAKLGNVTPSPVVPAKAFARVNAGIAPARRGKESSKDCLVYETYLEAVSALRGAGVTTPIVFLSSNTNEYLTESKVLKPDIAAEFGTINLGYAPNMSAAKYALGL, encoded by the coding sequence ATGGACGCACAGGCGATTGCATCAGCGGGCGTTCCGGTGCTGTGCATCGATACATGCTCTATTCTGGACATCATGCGTGATCCGACGCGCGAGACGGCAAAACCGCATGATCGGCAGGCAGCCATCGATCTTTTGGCCGCGGCAGAATCGGGTCGCCTCATATGCCTTATGGCGGAGCAGGTAGCGATCGAGTTTTCCGATCACGACCAGCCCGTCCAGGATGAGGCTGCGCGCAATCTCAAGAAGGTTCGGGAGCAGGTCGAGCGCATCAACAAGCTATCCGCCGTCTTCGGCGCTCCAGGCAACGTCAACCTTACGCATCTTGACGATCATGTCGGGCGTGCAAGAGCGGTTGTCGGGCGTTGGCTCGCCAAGCTCGGCAATGTCACGCCCAGCCCAGTTGTCCCCGCCAAAGCATTTGCTCGGGTCAACGCTGGCATCGCTCCAGCGAGACGCGGCAAGGAGTCCTCCAAAGATTGCCTGGTCTATGAAACTTATCTTGAGGCCGTATCAGCTTTGCGGGGCGCTGGGGTGACGACGCCGATCGTCTTTCTGTCGTCGAATACCAATGAGTATTTGACCGAAAGCAAAGTTTTGAAGCCCGACATCGCGGCGGAATTTGGCACGATCAACCTCGGCTATGCGCCCAATATGAGTGCGGCCAAATACGCGCTCGGTCTGTAA